DNA sequence from the Marinilongibacter aquaticus genome:
GTCAAACTGCCGTCAAATTAAATGCGGAAGAAAAATCAGGCTTGAATTAATGGAAATGTATATACTGAACAGAAATCTACAGGAAATCAAAACCAAAATTTACGACAAGCTATCTTTTGAACTTTCGGATATAGAAAACGAATCGGAAGGTACGGCTTACGATGCCTGTCGCTTCGCATTGAACGGCCTGAAAATCATTTCGAGAAGTGCGAAAACAACGCCAAAGAAAGTCGGCCAATTCGTAACATTCTGGAAACGAAACACAAAGGGGCTGACCGAACCTTATGCCGAAAAGGACAGATTCGATTTTTATATCATTCAAGTAAAATCGGGCAACCGATTCGGACAGTTCGTATTTCCAAAATCAGAATTGATCAATAAAGGCTTGGTGGCATCGGAAAAGAAAGAAGGCAAAAGAGGATTTAGAGTATATCCGATTTGGGATGGAAATTTAAACCCACAAGCCCAAAAAACACAAGCTTGGCAGTTGCAGTATTTTTACGAAATCGACGACAGCACCGACTTGCAAAACGTACAGGCTTTGTATTCGCCGAAAGAAAAAGCCGCAGCCTGAAACTTCAACCATAAAATTGAAAACTCTGCCCGGTCTTGTGATTGGATTGAGCAATGGCTAGTTTGAAAAGAAAAACGATGAACAGATCTTTTTTCAAACTCTGCCTATTGAGCCTGTCTTGCATTTGCTCCAACGTTTTTTCGCAATCCATCACCCTGAACCCTGTCGATTCTGTAGGGATTTCCATGAAAGACAACGCAGGCGGCTTGTCGGTGAGCCGGGTGGCTCTCACGGCCCTCGACAACCCCTCACCCTTGCAGTCTGTCAAAGAAGGCACGCTCGTGTACAATACCGGCGAAAACAGTGTCTTGGCTCCTGGCTTGTACGCTTGGCACGAGGAAGCTTGGGCTAAAATCATGTGGAATCCAGAAGACGCCCTTCCTTCTGGAACCATCGTGGAGCGAACCGCAAAAAGCGACATGCCCGGTTTCTCCTATCTGGGGTCACAATACATCGATGCTTATTACAGCGAAAGCATTGGCGAAGGCTTTGGAAGCTGGAACAACCTGCCCGCCTTCCCTTACGCGGGCAATGTGGAAGATCCTGCATTTACGACATACAACAATAATTTTTTCGTTTGGTCGGGAAAAGACAATTCCTATCTCGACTATGAACAAACAGGAGCCTATTACAACTTTTCCAGTGAAATTTGGACACCGATGAACACCACCAATGCCCCCGCGGGCCGTTGGGGAGCCGCTACTGCCACAAACACCACAAGTGGCTATTTCCACGTATGGGGC
Encoded proteins:
- a CDS encoding MepB family protein, translated to MEMYILNRNLQEIKTKIYDKLSFELSDIENESEGTAYDACRFALNGLKIISRSAKTTPKKVGQFVTFWKRNTKGLTEPYAEKDRFDFYIIQVKSGNRFGQFVFPKSELINKGLVASEKKEGKRGFRVYPIWDGNLNPQAQKTQAWQLQYFYEIDDSTDLQNVQALYSPKEKAAA